Proteins from one Salinispora arenicola genomic window:
- a CDS encoding DUF350 domain-containing protein, which yields MQTLVTDLLVTLAYGVVGIALMGVGYGLVDVATPGRLNELIWNERNRNAALLLASNLLGVGTIVVAAIAASEDDLVVGLVGAASYGFLGLVVMAAAFLLLDLVTPGRLGEILVDPEPHPAVWVTAAIHLAAGAIIAAAIS from the coding sequence GTGCAGACCCTCGTCACCGACCTGCTGGTCACCCTCGCCTATGGAGTGGTCGGAATCGCCCTCATGGGGGTCGGCTACGGCCTGGTCGACGTGGCCACCCCGGGCCGGCTCAATGAGCTGATCTGGAACGAGCGCAACCGCAACGCCGCGCTCCTGCTCGCCTCGAACCTGCTCGGCGTCGGCACCATCGTGGTCGCCGCGATCGCCGCCAGTGAGGACGACCTCGTCGTCGGTTTGGTCGGGGCGGCGTCCTACGGGTTCCTGGGCCTGGTCGTGATGGCAGCCGCGTTCCTGCTGCTGGACCTCGTCACCCCCGGGCGGCTCGGTGAGATTCTCGTTGACCCCGAGCCACACCCAGCGGTGTGGGTCACCGCCGCCATCCACCTCGCCGCCGGTGCGATCATCGCCGCCGCGATCAGTTGA
- a CDS encoding DUF4247 domain-containing protein yields MNSRRWFVVAAAFAVIGALVVALAIGYGNFSPRGFVEDHYERAAAQDLDDEALAYTSTKRPSQVAQEITDAWRPADQYIDSSGVYLRYDDDSVVILPVAAGSLILLERLTTAYPRYHSLVGSHWGWGRGSTVRGGGPGSGK; encoded by the coding sequence ATGAACTCCCGGCGCTGGTTCGTGGTTGCGGCGGCGTTCGCTGTCATCGGTGCGCTGGTCGTGGCCCTCGCCATCGGCTACGGCAACTTCTCCCCGCGCGGTTTCGTCGAGGACCACTACGAGCGGGCCGCCGCCCAGGACCTCGACGATGAGGCGCTGGCGTACACCTCGACGAAACGGCCGAGCCAGGTCGCCCAGGAGATCACCGACGCCTGGCGGCCGGCTGACCAGTACATCGACAGCAGCGGCGTCTACCTGCGCTACGACGATGACTCGGTGGTGATCCTGCCGGTTGCCGCCGGCTCACTGATCCTCCTGGAACGGCTCACCACCGCGTACCCGCGCTACCACTCCCTGGTCGGAAGTCACTGGGGCTGGGGCCGGGGCAGCACCGTCCGGGGTGGTGGCCCGGGCAGCGGCAAGTAG
- a CDS encoding DUF2617 family protein — protein MLVTLATPYVDTSAADLSLALDGVEHPALHVLHVDLPGGVQIRLRLLGASHQVVLRAPGAALTETVACLPGRRPDLPDRVHDESVGYRFTATVLRPGDDGLRERVAALRAGLADDPYALVGVFPGDVDAVTALAVRPGPPGGALGWRTWHAYPQTRELVVTETAVTLR, from the coding sequence ATGCTCGTCACCCTGGCCACCCCCTACGTCGACACCAGCGCCGCCGACCTCAGCCTGGCACTCGACGGCGTGGAGCACCCGGCCCTGCACGTGCTCCACGTCGACCTGCCCGGCGGGGTGCAGATCCGGTTGCGCCTGCTCGGCGCTTCGCACCAGGTGGTGCTGCGCGCCCCGGGCGCCGCGCTGACCGAGACGGTGGCGTGCCTGCCCGGTCGCCGCCCCGACCTGCCCGACCGCGTCCACGACGAGTCCGTGGGCTACCGGTTCACCGCCACCGTGCTGCGTCCCGGCGACGACGGCCTGCGCGAACGGGTGGCGGCGCTTCGTGCGGGCCTGGCAGACGACCCGTACGCCCTAGTCGGTGTCTTTCCCGGTGACGTCGACGCGGTGACCGCGTTGGCGGTGCGACCGGGCCCGCCGGGCGGCGCTCTCGGCTGGCGCACCTGGCACGCATACCCACAGACCAGGGAACTGGTCGTGACTGAGACGGCGGTGACTCTGCGATGA
- a CDS encoding DUF4178 domain-containing protein: protein MNGSVAYLLAATGCLVAVAGVVTAVLAQRRTRRRPTGEWVAGDPLRDRDADALRGDPRRLKPGDLVEVRGGVTYAVRGSVRLVEGAWSWTEHLLDDADGVRRWLSVEEDPELELVLWAAEPGTTITPGAPTIDFAGRRYRWNESGRARYTAVGTTGLDPNGTLRYHDYQAPGGARLSFEAYGEAGWEVARGERLHRSEVMIYPQGEVA, encoded by the coding sequence GTGAACGGGTCGGTGGCGTACCTGCTGGCGGCGACGGGCTGCCTGGTGGCCGTGGCCGGGGTGGTGACCGCCGTGTTGGCCCAGCGCAGGACCCGCCGCCGTCCAACCGGTGAATGGGTCGCCGGGGATCCGCTGCGCGATCGCGACGCGGACGCGCTGCGCGGCGACCCGCGGCGCCTCAAACCCGGGGACCTCGTGGAGGTGCGTGGCGGCGTCACGTACGCGGTGCGCGGTTCCGTCCGGCTGGTGGAGGGCGCGTGGAGCTGGACGGAGCACCTGCTCGACGACGCGGACGGCGTCCGGCGCTGGCTCTCCGTCGAGGAGGATCCAGAGCTGGAACTGGTGCTCTGGGCGGCCGAACCAGGCACGACGATCACTCCGGGCGCGCCGACCATCGACTTCGCCGGCCGTCGCTACCGCTGGAACGAGTCCGGCCGGGCCCGCTACACCGCGGTCGGCACCACCGGGCTCGACCCGAACGGCACCCTGCGCTACCACGACTACCAGGCACCCGGCGGGGCGCGGTTGTCGTTCGAGGCGTATGGCGAAGCGGGCTGGGAGGTGGCCCGGGGCGAACGGCTGCACCGCTCCGAGGTGATGATCTATCCACAGGGCGAGGTGGCCTGA